From a region of the Nomascus leucogenys isolate Asia unplaced genomic scaffold, Asia_NLE_v1 Super-Scaffold_391, whole genome shotgun sequence genome:
- the LOC100594228 gene encoding LOW QUALITY PROTEIN: schlafen family member 13 (The sequence of the model RefSeq protein was modified relative to this genomic sequence to represent the inferred CDS: inserted 1 base in 1 codon; deleted 1 base in 1 codon) — protein sequence MEANHCSLGVDPSYPDLVIDVGEVTLGEENRKKLQKTQKDQQKERVIQAACALLNSGGGVIQMEMANKDRHSTEMGLDLEESLRQLIQCAYFQDFFETKQQGGCFYIFVKSWSGDAFRKDGSFNSRICSIRSSLHYRAGTSTLPVDSRHCLEYLFDFLKTKERKSKCNLINEGSPPSKIMKAICQNISESNPACEVFQTDTIAYGEILSFPESQSIEFKQFSTKHIQHCVENTIPKYICAFANTDGGYLFIGVDGESRKVLGCAKENVDPDSLKKVIARAISKLSIVRFCSSKPRVECSTKIIEVFXYGYLCVIKVKAFCCVVFSEAPESWVVREKYICPLTAEEWVEKVMDSDPEFPPDFAEAFESQLSLSDSPSLCRPVYSKKGLEHKADLQQHLFPVPPGHLRCTPESLWKELSLQHEGLKELIHKQMQPFSQGIVILSRSWAVDLNLQEKPGVICDALLIAQNSTPILHTVLREQDAEGQDYCTRTAFTLKQKLVNMGGYTGKVCVRAKVLCLSPESSAEALEAAVSPMDYPASYGLAGIQHTEALLQSLVIVLLGFRSLLSDQLGCEVLNLLTAQQYEIFSRSLRKNRELFVHGLPGSGKTIMAMKIMEKIRNVFHCEAHRILYVCENQPLRNFISDRNICRAGTRKTFMREDFEHIQHIIIDEAQNFRTEDGDWYRKAKTIIQREKDCPGVLWIFLDYFQTSHLGHSGLLPLSAQYPREELTRVVSNADEIAEYIQQEIQLIIENPPINIPHGYLAILSEAKWVPGASGNKKIIKNFTLEQIVTYVADTCGLFFERGYSPKDVAVLVSTATEVEHYKYELLKAMRKQRVVQLSDACDMLGDHIVLDSVRRFSGLERGIVFGIHPRTADPAILPNIPICLASRAKQHLYIFL from the exons ATGGAGGCAAATCACTGCTCCCTGGGTGTGGATCCATCTTACCCAGACCTGGTCATCGATGTCGGAGAAGTGACTCttggagaagaaaacagaaaaaagctgcAGAAAACTCAGAAAGACCAACAGAAGGAGAGAGTTATACAGGCTGCATGTGCTTTATTAAACTCAGGAGGAGGAGTGATTCAGATGGAAATGGCCAACAAGGATAGGCATTCCACAGAGATGGGATTGGATTTAGAAGAATCCTTGAGACAGCTTATTCAGTGTGCATATTTTCAGGATTTCTTTGAGACTAAGCAACAAGGAGggtgtttttacatttttgttaaatcTTGGAGCGGTGATGCTTTCCGTAAAGATGGTTCTTTCAATTCCCGCATTTGCAGCATTAGGTCTTCATTACACTATAGAGCTGGCACCTCTACGCTTCCCGTGGATTCAAGGCAT TGCCTCGAATATCTATTCGATTTCCTGAAGACCAAGGAAAGAAAGTCCAAATGTAATCTGATTAATGAAGGGTCTCCACCTAGTAAAATTATGAAAGCTATATGCCAGAACATATCTGAGTCAAATCCTGCATGTGAAGTTTTCCAAACTGACACTATTGcatatggtgaaatcctatctttTCCTGAGTCTCAATCCATAGAGTTTAAACAGTTCTCTACAAAACACATCCAACActgtgtagaaaatacaattccaAAGTACATCTGTGCATTTGCAAACACTGACGGAGGCTATCTTTTTATTGGAGTGGATGGTGAGAGTAGGAAAGTCCTGGGATGTGCCAAAGAAAATGTTGACCCTGACTCTTTGAAAAAGGTAATTGCAAGAGCAATTTCTAAGTTGTCCATTGTCCGTTTTTGCTCTTCCAAACCTCGGGTAGAGTGCAGCACCAAAATCATAGAAGTGT CGTATGGTTATCTCTGTGTGATTAAAGTGAAGGCATTCTGTTGTGTGGTGTTCTCGGAAGCTCCCGAGTCATGGGTGGTGAGGGAGAAGTACATCTGCCCCCTGACAGCTGAGGAATGGGTAGAGAAAGTGATGGACTCAGATCCAG AGTTTCCTCCAGACTTTGCCGAGGCCTTTGAGTCCCAGTTGAGTCTATCTGACAGTCCTTCACTTTGCAGACCAGTGTATTCTAAGAAAGGTCTGGAACACAAAGCAGATCTACAACAACATTTATTTCCAG TCCCACCAGGACATTTGCGATGTACTCCAGAGTCCCTCTGGAAGGAGCTGTCTTTACAACATGAAGGACTAAAGGAGTTAATACACAAGCAAATGCAACCTTTCTCCCAGGGAATTGTGATCCTCTCTAGAAGCTGGGCTGTGGACCTGAACTTGCAGGAGAAGCCAGGAGTCATCTGTGATGCTCTGCTGATAGCACAGAACAGCACCCCCATTCTCCACACCGTTCTCAGGGAGCAGGATGCAGAGGGCCAGGACTACTGCACTCGCACCGCCTTTACTTTGAAGCAGAAGCTGGTGAATATGGGGGGCTACACCGGGAAGGTGTGTGTTAGGGCCAAGGTCCTCTGCCTGAGTCCTGAGAGCAGCGCAGAGGCCTTGGAGGCTGCAGTGTCTCCGATGGATTACCCTGCGTCCTATGGTCTTGCAGGCATCCAACACACGGAAGCCCTGCTGCAGTCCCTCGTGATTGTCCTGCTCGGCTTCAGATCTCTCTTGAGTGACCAGCTCGGCTGTGAGGTTTTAAATCTGCTCACGGCCCAGCAGTATGAGATATTCTCCAGAAGCCTCCGCAAGAACAGAGAATTGTTTGTCCACGGCTTACCTGGCTCAGGGAAGACCATCATGGCCATGAAGATCATGGAGAAGATCAGGAATGTGTTTCACTGTGAGGCACACAGAATTCTCTATGTTTGTGAAAACCAGCCTCTGAGGAACTTTATCAG tgATAGAAATATCTGCCGAGCAGGGACCCGGAAAACTTTCATGAGGGAAGACTTTGAACACATTCAACACATCATCATTGATGAAGCTCAGAATTTCCGCACTGAAGATGGGGACTGGTATAGGAAGGCAAAAACCATCATTCAGAGAGAAAAGGATTGTCCAGGAGTTCTCTGGATCTTTCTGGACTACTTTCAGACCAGCCACTTGGGTCACAGTGGCCTTCTCCCTCTCTCAGCACAGTATCCAAGAGAAGAGCTCACCAGAGTAGTTAGCAATGCAGATGAAATAGCCGAGTACATACAACAAGAAATACAACTAATTATAGAAAATCCTCCAATTAATATCCCCCATGGGTATCTGGCAATTCTCAGTGAAGCTAAATGGGTTCCAGGTGCTTCAGGCAacaaaaagattattaaaaactTTACTTTGGAGCAAATAGTGACCTATGTGGCAGACACATGTGGGCTCTTCTTTGAAAGGGGCTATTCTCCGAAGGATGTTGCTGTGCTTGTCAGCACCGCGACAGAAGTGGAGCACTATAAGTATGAGCTCTTGAAAGCAATGAGGAAGCAAAGGGTTGTGCAGCTCAGTGATGCATGTGATATGCTGGGTGATCACATTGTGTTGGACAGTGTCCGGCGATTCTCAGGCCTGGAAAGGGGCATAGTGTTTGGGATCCATCCAAGGACAGCTGACCCAGCTATCTTACCCAATATTCCGATCTGTCTGGCTTCCAGGGCAAAACAACACCTGTATATTTTTCTGTGA